In Bacillus solimangrovi, the following are encoded in one genomic region:
- a CDS encoding VOC family protein: protein MRRSKKKSSFVHHICIQTNNYEQSLNFYRGLLGFELISESANFHNRHYNSWLRMGDFHVELQTGKIGEKLEHLNPNSQGIVHLCLWVENLSYEVEKFKKIGFEFKIKDGQEIYHVENGRLCKLIAPEGTIIELRDNRGI, encoded by the coding sequence ATGAGGAGAAGTAAAAAGAAGTCTAGCTTCGTTCATCACATATGTATTCAGACTAATAATTATGAGCAATCGTTAAACTTTTATAGAGGTTTGCTCGGTTTCGAATTAATTTCAGAAAGTGCTAATTTTCATAACCGTCATTATAACTCATGGTTAAGAATGGGAGATTTCCATGTCGAACTACAGACTGGAAAAATAGGTGAGAAGCTTGAACATTTGAATCCAAACTCACAAGGTATCGTTCATTTATGCTTATGGGTTGAAAATTTGTCTTATGAGGTTGAAAAATTTAAGAAAATAGGTTTTGAGTTTAAAATAAAAGATGGACAAGAAATTTATCATGTGGAAAATGGTAGGTTGTGTAAACTAATAGCTCCTGAAGGTACAATAATTGAGCTTAGAGATAACAGAGGGATTTAA
- a CDS encoding metallophosphoesterase family protein, with protein sequence MKVAALYDIHGNLPALNAVLNELKKIQPDLIVVGGDIVSGPMPRQTLERLIQLEYQIHYIRGNCDREVVMAFDNIPLRSDMSAKGSELTHWVADQLTHSQRDFLSTLPEHIKIYIDGLGDFLFCHATPSSDEEIFTPITSQERLRNLFNNIESEIIVCGHTHIQFKKHVGSKHILNAGSVGMPFADSPGADWLLITSDGYEFKRTMYDTQAASQLIRANGGPQADEFVEKNVLTVPPINKSIEMLELMAKNQ encoded by the coding sequence ATGAAAGTAGCAGCACTTTACGATATTCATGGAAACCTGCCCGCCTTAAATGCGGTTCTAAATGAACTTAAGAAAATACAACCAGACCTAATTGTTGTTGGTGGAGATATCGTCTCAGGGCCCATGCCACGACAAACCTTAGAACGTCTCATACAACTTGAATACCAAATCCATTATATTCGTGGCAATTGTGATCGAGAAGTAGTTATGGCTTTTGACAATATACCGCTTCGCTCCGATATGTCAGCGAAAGGAAGTGAACTAACACACTGGGTTGCCGATCAATTAACCCACTCTCAACGTGATTTCTTATCTACCTTACCAGAACATATTAAAATCTACATTGATGGATTGGGAGATTTCTTATTCTGTCACGCCACACCTTCTAGTGATGAAGAAATTTTCACACCCATTACTTCTCAAGAACGACTGAGAAATCTTTTTAATAATATTGAATCGGAGATTATTGTATGCGGACATACTCATATACAATTTAAAAAACATGTAGGATCTAAACATATCTTGAATGCAGGAAGTGTTGGGATGCCATTTGCTGATAGCCCAGGAGCGGATTGGCTCTTAATTACATCAGATGGCTATGAATTTAAGCGAACAATGTATGATACTCAAGCTGCCTCTCAATTAATAAGAGCAAATGGAGGACCACAAGCTGATGAATTTGTTGAGAAGAATGTACTAACAGTTCCTCCAATAAATAAATCGATTGAAATGTTAGAACTTATGGCCAAAAATCAATGA
- a CDS encoding GNAT family N-acetyltransferase, which produces MKIKVDDLTGTEVAELIGEHLHNMASQSPAESVHALNLDELKKPEITFWSAWEEGSLVGCGALKKLDSQHGEIKSMRTSSLHLRKGVARRMLEFILNEAKQRGYRRVSLETGSIDAFQPARKLYESFGFQYCEPFADYIEDSNSVFMTKEL; this is translated from the coding sequence GTGAAAATAAAAGTAGATGATTTGACGGGCACTGAAGTGGCAGAATTAATCGGAGAGCATCTTCATAATATGGCATCGCAATCCCCAGCTGAAAGTGTTCATGCCTTAAATCTTGATGAGTTAAAAAAGCCAGAAATTACGTTTTGGAGTGCATGGGAGGAAGGTTCATTAGTTGGTTGTGGAGCACTCAAAAAACTTGATAGTCAGCACGGTGAGATCAAATCAATGCGAACGTCTTCATTACATTTACGAAAAGGTGTTGCAAGGAGGATGTTAGAATTCATCCTTAATGAGGCAAAGCAACGTGGCTATCGAAGGGTAAGTTTAGAGACGGGTTCGATAGATGCTTTCCAACCAGCACGTAAATTATATGAGAGTTTCGGGTTTCAGTATTGTGAGCCATTTGCGGATTATATAGAGGATTCGAATAGTGTATTTATGACAAAGGAGTTATGA
- a CDS encoding DMT family transporter, whose translation MKQTTMLPVLAGIISSIIVGFSYLFLKNIVSEASALSILSYRFTIAFIAMSVLVLFKVIKVDFRGKPVLPLILFSIVQPVLAFSFQTYGMKYASSSEAGIITALVPIFVMFFAAMFLKESTTTLQKFSILLSVSGVAYITIMKGIDGEANVIGIVLIVLSVISMAVYTVLARKFSKQFSPLELTYAMMGSGMIMFSVMLFISPEKADFSVLTNVNFVTSILYLGILSSVVTSFLSNYMVTRMKASQSVVFMNLSTIVSILAGAFILHEAVYMYHLIGTVMIILGVVGTNLKSVSFPKRMAGTTVNE comes from the coding sequence ATGAAACAAACTACAATGTTACCTGTATTAGCAGGGATAATAAGTTCGATTATCGTCGGATTTAGTTATTTATTTTTAAAGAATATTGTTAGTGAGGCTTCAGCATTATCAATACTATCTTATCGTTTCACGATTGCGTTTATAGCTATGAGTGTGCTTGTTTTATTTAAAGTGATTAAAGTTGATTTCAGAGGTAAACCAGTTTTGCCACTTATATTATTTTCAATCGTTCAACCGGTGTTAGCCTTTTCGTTTCAAACATATGGGATGAAATATGCATCTTCTAGTGAGGCAGGTATTATTACTGCGCTTGTGCCGATTTTTGTGATGTTTTTTGCTGCAATGTTTTTAAAAGAAAGTACAACTACATTACAGAAATTTTCTATTTTACTTTCAGTGTCTGGTGTTGCTTACATTACAATAATGAAGGGTATTGATGGAGAGGCGAATGTGATTGGCATCGTTCTAATCGTTCTATCCGTTATATCAATGGCAGTATATACAGTTCTTGCACGGAAATTCTCTAAGCAATTTTCACCTTTGGAGCTGACATATGCAATGATGGGAAGTGGAATGATAATGTTTAGTGTGATGTTATTCATTTCACCAGAAAAAGCAGATTTTTCAGTGTTAACGAATGTTAACTTTGTTACGTCTATCTTATATTTAGGTATTTTATCTTCTGTCGTCACATCTTTCTTAAGTAACTACATGGTAACGAGAATGAAAGCTTCTCAGTCTGTCGTTTTCATGAACCTTTCAACAATTGTAAGCATATTGGCAGGAGCATTTATTTTACATGAAGCTGTATACATGTACCATCTAATTGGAACAGTAATGATTATTTTAGGTGTAGTGGGAACTAATCTTAAGAGTGTGAGCTTTCCTAAACGAATGGCAGGAACGACTGTAAACGAATGA
- a CDS encoding serine hydrolase yields the protein MKKIMLLFLIVTIFIPPLSMSVSAQDQTQLIKEYMDKAIEEYRIPGASLAIVKGGELFYEDSWGIQSDGTAVTKDTLFTIGSVSKPLTSLAIMKLLEQQDIQLDDEINQYVPSFNYDKNEFKNDITMRHLLTHTSGISTYEGLKVADLKLRGETAITNAFEKLNYVNLNHEPGEVHQYSAANYLLLGKIIENVTNQTFAEFMKDEIFSILHMNQTAASFETASLLDYQAGFQSWFGKPVKSENLFDDSGVPYGYMASTTNDMTKYIQFLLNGGDLLTDQTMEMYTSPQVQRKKDLYYGLGWRVSTAKDDEYYFHGGETPDSRAELLLNPSKNYGFVLLTNKNNISEVLHTSYMREGLKTIIEDEVMPEVSKSSHQMQWMTLIVTLIIALLCIWNLVHLKRKNIIRTKLWIVVSFVSIILAISLIPILVNAFGVPWHSINYYGSDLAIIIKCLIGILVVNGLLSLVLLFLKGKQKNTMKMSDKKASFR from the coding sequence ATGAAAAAAATCATGTTGTTATTCTTAATAGTTACGATCTTCATTCCTCCTTTATCTATGAGTGTTTCAGCACAAGATCAAACGCAACTAATTAAGGAATATATGGATAAAGCGATTGAAGAGTATAGAATTCCTGGTGCTTCACTGGCAATAGTGAAGGGTGGAGAACTATTTTACGAAGACAGTTGGGGAATTCAAAGTGATGGTACCGCAGTAACAAAAGATACTTTATTTACAATCGGTTCTGTTAGTAAACCTTTGACGAGTTTGGCTATTATGAAGTTGCTTGAACAGCAGGATATTCAGCTTGACGACGAAATTAATCAGTATGTACCAAGTTTTAATTATGATAAAAATGAATTTAAGAATGATATTACGATGCGACACCTGCTCACACATACGAGTGGTATTAGTACATACGAAGGTTTGAAGGTAGCAGACCTTAAGCTAAGAGGAGAAACTGCTATTACTAACGCTTTCGAAAAGTTGAATTATGTAAATCTCAATCATGAGCCGGGTGAAGTACATCAATATAGTGCTGCCAACTATTTATTATTAGGAAAAATAATTGAGAATGTTACAAATCAAACATTTGCCGAATTTATGAAAGATGAGATATTTTCTATATTACATATGAATCAAACTGCTGCTAGTTTTGAAACTGCTTCACTACTAGACTATCAAGCAGGGTTCCAGTCTTGGTTTGGTAAACCAGTGAAAAGTGAGAATTTATTTGATGATAGTGGTGTACCTTATGGATATATGGCTTCTACGACAAATGATATGACAAAATACATACAATTCTTATTAAATGGTGGGGATTTATTAACTGATCAGACGATGGAAATGTATACATCTCCTCAAGTACAACGCAAGAAAGACTTGTACTATGGATTAGGGTGGAGAGTTTCTACAGCAAAAGACGATGAGTATTATTTCCATGGGGGAGAAACACCTGATTCGCGTGCAGAACTTTTGCTTAATCCTAGTAAAAATTATGGATTTGTCTTGCTTACAAATAAAAATAATATTTCAGAAGTGTTGCATACCTCCTATATGAGAGAAGGACTGAAAACTATAATCGAGGATGAGGTAATGCCTGAAGTATCTAAGTCAAGTCATCAGATGCAGTGGATGACGTTAATTGTCACGCTTATTATTGCATTATTATGTATATGGAATCTAGTTCATTTGAAGAGAAAGAATATAATAAGAACAAAGTTATGGATTGTTGTTAGCTTTGTATCCATTATTTTGGCAATTAGTTTAATCCCGATTTTAGTTAATGCCTTCGGTGTACCTTGGCACTCTATCAATTATTATGGGTCTGATTTAGCAATTATCATAAAATGTTTAATCGGAATATTAGTTGTGAATGGGCTGTTATCACTAGTTCTGTTATTTTTGAAGGGGAAGCAAAAGAATACTATGAAGATGAGTGACAAGAAAGCCAGTTTTCGATAA
- a CDS encoding flotillin family protein produces MFPFLFILVPLLILVALLGVGYYFWVKLRYRTAKSNEALIITGPKLGDPEKETNIFVDDEGRSMKIIRGGGYRLRRFQTSTPVDLTSFQLKLSTPRVYTSGGVPIVADAVAMVKVADTLNGIANYAEQFLGKKQKEIEGEIIEVLGSNLRAILSKMTVEEINNDREKFNSDVSEIAQNQLDLMGFKITSLGLTDIRDADEENGYLENLGRPRIAEVRKQAEIAEADTERETRIHRAKTDQEAKEEEYKRQIAIAESKKEKDLKDAAFKEETERARAKSEQSYELERARLSKEVKDEELSLQFLERERAVKLEEEEAKVRKTKADAEYYETTRNAEAEAEKSRIDGEAKAKIRREEGSAEADVIRERGKAEAEARKLLAEAMEKHGEVIITEKLIEMLPVFAEKVAQPLNNIDSVKIIDSGNGQGVPSYGKSVTKTMVDMQEPLKEMTGIDVGDLLKSYVNRNTKTEHINHIHLPSESEEVNEKELSIAGSEK; encoded by the coding sequence ATGTTCCCGTTTCTTTTTATTTTAGTTCCATTATTAATCTTGGTAGCATTATTAGGAGTAGGTTATTACTTCTGGGTGAAATTACGTTACAGAACAGCAAAATCAAACGAAGCACTTATCATTACTGGTCCAAAGTTAGGAGACCCAGAAAAAGAAACAAATATTTTCGTAGATGATGAAGGACGTTCTATGAAAATAATCCGTGGTGGAGGTTACCGTCTTCGACGATTCCAAACATCAACACCAGTAGATTTAACATCTTTCCAATTGAAGCTTTCAACACCTCGAGTATATACAAGTGGTGGCGTACCTATCGTGGCTGATGCAGTGGCGATGGTGAAAGTAGCAGATACTTTAAACGGTATAGCAAATTATGCAGAGCAGTTTCTAGGTAAAAAGCAAAAAGAAATTGAAGGTGAAATCATTGAGGTTTTGGGGAGTAACCTTAGAGCAATTTTATCAAAAATGACAGTCGAAGAAATTAATAACGACCGTGAAAAGTTTAATAGCGATGTATCAGAAATTGCTCAAAATCAATTGGACTTAATGGGATTTAAAATCACATCTCTAGGTTTGACAGATATACGAGATGCCGACGAAGAAAATGGTTACTTAGAAAACTTAGGTCGTCCACGTATTGCCGAAGTTCGAAAGCAAGCAGAAATTGCTGAAGCAGATACAGAACGAGAAACACGTATACACCGAGCAAAAACAGATCAAGAAGCGAAGGAAGAAGAATATAAACGTCAAATTGCAATTGCAGAATCGAAAAAGGAAAAAGACTTAAAAGATGCAGCATTTAAAGAAGAAACAGAACGTGCTCGTGCGAAATCTGAACAATCGTATGAGTTAGAAAGAGCAAGATTATCGAAAGAGGTAAAAGATGAAGAACTATCACTTCAGTTCTTAGAACGTGAGCGTGCAGTTAAACTAGAAGAAGAGGAAGCAAAAGTTAGAAAAACGAAAGCTGATGCAGAGTATTATGAAACAACTCGTAATGCGGAAGCCGAAGCAGAAAAATCACGTATTGATGGTGAAGCAAAAGCGAAGATTAGAAGAGAAGAAGGTTCTGCAGAAGCAGATGTCATTCGTGAACGAGGTAAAGCCGAAGCCGAAGCTCGTAAGCTACTAGCAGAAGCAATGGAAAAACATGGTGAAGTTATTATTACAGAGAAGCTAATTGAAATGTTACCAGTCTTTGCAGAAAAAGTAGCACAGCCATTAAACAATATTGATTCCGTTAAAATTATTGATTCAGGCAATGGTCAAGGAGTTCCTTCATATGGGAAAAGTGTTACAAAAACAATGGTTGATATGCAAGAGCCATTAAAAGAAATGACAGGCATTGATGTAGGTGATCTACTAAAATCATATGTGAATCGAAATACGAAAACTGAACATATTAATCACATTCACTTGCCAAGTGAATCTGAAGAAGTTAATGAAAAGGAGTTAAGTATAGCAGGTAGTGAGAAATAA
- a CDS encoding ester cyclase: MSKRALVNRWFNEVFTKGDVNSLKEITAPDFVSHVPDHDFKGHDAFIKEFMEWYRKVFIDDEWTIDDYLEIDNKSVVRYTGYMTYKGGWFDIPSTDQRVKETGMMIIRFENGLIKEMWCEMSDLNLMHQLRPFN; encoded by the coding sequence ATGAGCAAAAGAGCTTTAGTTAACAGATGGTTTAATGAAGTATTTACTAAAGGTGACGTTAACTCATTGAAAGAAATTACAGCACCTGATTTTGTTAGCCATGTTCCAGACCATGATTTTAAAGGTCATGATGCGTTTATTAAAGAATTTATGGAGTGGTATAGAAAGGTTTTTATTGATGATGAGTGGACAATCGATGACTATTTGGAAATAGATAATAAGAGTGTCGTTCGGTATACAGGTTATATGACATATAAAGGTGGCTGGTTTGATATCCCATCTACTGATCAACGAGTAAAAGAAACAGGTATGATGATTATTCGTTTCGAGAATGGATTAATAAAAGAAATGTGGTGTGAAATGAGTGATCTGAATTTAATGCATCAACTTAGACCATTTAATTAA
- a CDS encoding MBL fold metallo-hydrolase, whose amino-acid sequence MIQYEKNNITVFQSVLYMTTSAIIQTADIMIMTDPNWLPSEVETIRKFVEENKGDKQVYIIYTHSDYDHIIGSGAFPDAKVIATDQFNNNPRKEEIVKKIHKFDYEYYLHRDYQVEYPIVDIVVSSDGQKLDLGDITITFYKAPGHTDDSLFTVIEPYGIFLSGDYLSDVEFPFIYTSYKDYVHTIEKAERISDNHQINVLIPGHGNTTDESHEIKSRIDFSKYYLTQLHVSDEDLETQLHEKYPFYEGMKNAHNENIKMAIREVGK is encoded by the coding sequence ATGATTCAATATGAGAAAAATAACATTACTGTTTTTCAAAGCGTACTATATATGACCACTTCAGCTATCATACAAACAGCTGATATTATGATTATGACAGATCCTAATTGGTTGCCTAGTGAAGTCGAAACGATTAGGAAGTTCGTTGAAGAAAACAAAGGTGATAAGCAAGTATATATCATTTATACGCATAGTGACTATGATCATATTATTGGATCAGGTGCATTTCCTGATGCAAAAGTGATCGCAACAGATCAATTTAATAATAACCCGAGAAAAGAAGAAATAGTCAAGAAAATACATAAGTTTGATTACGAATATTATTTACATAGGGACTATCAAGTAGAGTATCCCATTGTTGATATTGTCGTTTCAAGTGATGGACAAAAATTAGACCTTGGGGATATTACCATAACATTTTACAAGGCACCTGGGCATACCGACGACAGTTTATTTACAGTAATTGAACCATACGGAATATTTTTGTCAGGTGATTATCTATCTGATGTTGAGTTTCCGTTCATCTACACAAGTTATAAAGACTATGTTCATACAATTGAAAAAGCAGAAAGAATTTCAGATAACCATCAAATTAATGTGCTTATACCAGGCCATGGTAATACAACAGATGAATCACATGAAATAAAGAGCAGAATAGATTTTTCAAAGTATTATTTAACGCAACTACATGTTTCAGATGAAGACTTGGAAACTCAATTACATGAGAAGTATCCATTTTATGAAGGAATGAAAAATGCTCATAATGAAAATATAAAAATGGCTATACGAGAAGTAGGAAAATAA
- a CDS encoding stalk domain-containing protein encodes MKKSALILVAILLLSISISTVTIATEKISVYFDGKELTFNQPPQVMNGNTMVPLRGIFEELGAEVKWDPEINTVKAYKNEDEVILKVGSTTAIVNGAEKVLDQPAVVANGSVLVPLRFISEALNKEVKWYSEENAVVIGIDPVNFSRDIVTNEYGDTKPADFILSDGWHYYLDDDKLFRVRPEGHDREVVYEVKGYKMLIQDGWAYIQYYDGVRRVKLDGSLSQHIVQDHIYDFDISPEMLVYSDNNNESSATGNLYRTNLDGTDKRVLTNNRAFEVNISGEWIIFEKVHHPGFEFHIYKIKNDGTEMQKLNTDVQGHLTIVAGDWIYSAHNELYRMKQDGTQFEWLTDYSVKNPDYESYNVNTAINIHQGWIYFVTKSHEEEVPSKLIKMKTDGTEKQILTEHPEYNSFQDVHVAGEWIYFLLDENNEHIRYRMKTDGSTSPEIFENTIEEK; translated from the coding sequence TTGAAGAAAAGTGCGCTTATTTTAGTTGCAATTTTATTGTTATCAATTAGCATTTCTACTGTTACGATAGCCACTGAGAAAATTTCTGTCTATTTTGATGGAAAAGAGCTGACATTCAACCAACCGCCACAAGTGATGAATGGGAATACAATGGTTCCTTTAAGAGGGATTTTTGAAGAACTAGGAGCAGAGGTTAAATGGGATCCTGAAATAAATACAGTAAAAGCCTATAAAAATGAAGATGAAGTGATATTAAAAGTAGGATCAACGACAGCTATAGTAAATGGTGCAGAAAAAGTATTAGATCAACCTGCAGTTGTTGCAAATGGGAGCGTACTAGTACCGCTCCGATTTATTAGTGAAGCTCTTAACAAAGAAGTGAAATGGTACTCTGAAGAAAATGCTGTTGTAATCGGTATTGATCCAGTGAATTTTTCACGTGATATTGTTACTAATGAGTATGGTGATACTAAACCAGCCGATTTTATATTATCTGATGGTTGGCATTACTATTTAGATGATGATAAATTATTTCGTGTTCGCCCAGAAGGTCATGATCGTGAAGTGGTTTATGAAGTTAAAGGATATAAAATGTTAATTCAAGATGGCTGGGCTTACATTCAGTACTACGATGGAGTTCGTAGAGTAAAGTTAGATGGGAGTTTAAGCCAGCATATTGTACAAGACCATATTTACGATTTTGATATAAGTCCAGAAATGCTAGTTTATAGTGATAATAACAATGAATCTTCTGCTACAGGAAATTTATACAGAACAAATCTTGATGGGACAGACAAACGAGTGCTCACAAATAATAGAGCCTTTGAAGTGAATATTTCTGGAGAGTGGATTATTTTCGAAAAGGTACATCATCCTGGGTTTGAATTTCATATTTATAAAATAAAAAATGATGGTACTGAAATGCAAAAGTTAAATACAGATGTTCAGGGACATCTAACTATAGTAGCAGGAGATTGGATATATTCTGCACATAATGAATTATATCGCATGAAACAAGATGGAACACAGTTTGAATGGTTAACAGATTATTCTGTGAAAAATCCAGACTATGAAAGTTACAATGTGAATACAGCTATTAATATACATCAAGGCTGGATATATTTTGTAACTAAATCACATGAAGAAGAAGTACCAAGTAAATTGATAAAAATGAAAACAGACGGAACAGAGAAACAAATACTAACAGAACATCCTGAATACAACAGCTTTCAAGATGTACATGTAGCAGGGGAATGGATTTACTTTTTATTGGATGAAAACAATGAACATATAAGGTATCGTATGAAAACGGATGGTTCGACTTCTCCGGAAATTTTTGAAAATACAATTGAAGAAAAATGA
- a CDS encoding GNAT family N-acetyltransferase, with protein MNVSIRVGRIEDAERILEIQRTIVNEGKYFLSVEEEFNRTEVQHREWIEKMLTNEREIIFIAEVDHVVVGWIAFQSNHLQRLSHVGSFGMAVSDGHRGFGIGKMLINELLNWAVQNPHIEKVSLGVLSTNHRAIMLYKQLGFVEEGRRMKEIKLNENEYADDILMYKMV; from the coding sequence ATGAATGTTTCTATACGTGTAGGTAGAATAGAGGATGCAGAAAGAATATTAGAAATTCAGCGTACAATCGTGAACGAAGGTAAATATTTTCTTTCGGTTGAGGAGGAGTTTAACCGAACGGAAGTACAGCATCGAGAATGGATTGAAAAGATGTTAACAAATGAACGAGAAATAATCTTTATTGCAGAGGTCGATCATGTAGTTGTCGGTTGGATTGCATTTCAATCAAATCATTTACAAAGGTTATCACATGTCGGTTCGTTTGGTATGGCAGTAAGTGATGGGCATCGTGGGTTTGGAATTGGAAAAATGTTAATTAATGAACTATTAAACTGGGCTGTACAAAATCCCCATATTGAAAAAGTTAGCTTAGGTGTGCTGTCAACGAATCATAGAGCAATCATGTTGTATAAACAGCTCGGATTTGTCGAAGAGGGTAGGAGAATGAAGGAAATTAAGTTGAATGAAAATGAATATGCAGACGATATTCTTATGTATAAAATGGTATGA
- a CDS encoding GNAT family N-acetyltransferase has translation MYQLFLKEFGAGNLKFRLAEEQSQFGWIISVYTLEPHRKNGLAYKLVDEVCCLLQEKGAKRARLWSSSSGRKVYENLGFDSMIDMSKSYV, from the coding sequence GTGTACCAATTATTTTTGAAAGAATTTGGTGCTGGCAATTTAAAGTTCAGGCTTGCTGAAGAACAAAGTCAATTCGGATGGATAATATCGGTGTATACACTAGAACCGCATCGTAAGAACGGTTTGGCTTACAAACTAGTGGATGAAGTGTGTTGTTTGCTTCAAGAAAAAGGGGCAAAACGTGCTAGACTATGGTCAAGTTCAAGTGGAAGAAAAGTATATGAAAATCTCGGCTTCGATTCAATGATTGATATGTCGAAGTCGTACGTGTAA
- a CDS encoding GNAT family N-acetyltransferase: MSYKFDIMTQEQAEDIAYKWHYNGVYAFYDMEADKEDLTEFLDQEERADSYYIVSKDNEMIGFFCFQLDECNSVDIGLGMKPELTGKGLGNEFLQAGLDYAGKTYTPDKLTLSVATFNKRAIKVYEKVGFYPVKTFMQSTNGSHFEFVKMEKNL, from the coding sequence ATGAGTTACAAATTCGACATTATGACACAGGAACAAGCAGAAGATATCGCATATAAATGGCATTACAATGGAGTGTATGCATTTTACGATATGGAAGCAGATAAAGAAGATTTAACAGAATTTTTAGATCAAGAAGAACGTGCCGACTCCTATTACATTGTAAGTAAAGATAACGAAATGATTGGATTCTTTTGTTTCCAACTGGATGAATGCAACTCAGTGGATATTGGTCTAGGAATGAAACCAGAATTAACGGGTAAAGGATTAGGAAATGAGTTCTTACAAGCAGGATTAGACTACGCTGGAAAAACATACACACCTGACAAACTAACACTTTCAGTTGCTACATTTAACAAAAGAGCAATTAAAGTATATGAGAAAGTTGGGTTCTACCCTGTCAAAACGTTTATGCAAAGCACAAATGGTAGCCACTTTGAATTTGTTAAAATGGAAAAAAATCTCTAA
- a CDS encoding GNAT family N-acetyltransferase, whose translation MMNANRILLRQYTDDDFDFLFSLLSDPKVVQFIGSGQTRDKEGAERFLEWIYSTYKVSSDLGLRVIVRKDDNIPIGHAGLVPQIVDSKQEVEIGYWIAREYWGQGYATEAAKTLLDYGVEQLKYQRFIALIQPGNIASSNVAQKLGMHLEKEIILSGQDVNVYTISIEESS comes from the coding sequence ATGATGAATGCAAATCGGATATTATTGCGTCAGTATACTGACGATGATTTTGATTTTCTTTTTTCTCTATTATCAGACCCTAAAGTGGTTCAATTCATTGGGAGCGGACAGACGAGAGATAAAGAAGGTGCAGAACGTTTTTTAGAATGGATATACAGCACATATAAAGTAAGTTCAGATTTAGGTTTGAGAGTTATAGTTAGAAAAGATGATAATATTCCAATTGGTCATGCTGGTCTTGTTCCACAAATAGTTGACAGTAAACAAGAGGTTGAAATTGGTTATTGGATTGCCCGAGAATATTGGGGACAAGGATATGCGACAGAAGCAGCAAAAACGTTGTTAGATTATGGGGTTGAGCAACTGAAGTATCAAAGGTTTATTGCGTTAATTCAACCGGGGAATATTGCTTCTAGTAATGTTGCGCAGAAATTAGGCATGCACTTAGAAAAAGAAATCATCTTATCTGGGCAAGATGTGAACGTGTATACAATTTCTATAGAAGAGTCCAGTTAG